In the Nothobranchius furzeri strain GRZ-AD chromosome 15, NfurGRZ-RIMD1, whole genome shotgun sequence genome, one interval contains:
- the LOC107391154 gene encoding MYND-type zinc finger-containing chromatin reader ZMYND8 isoform X8, with translation MHPQSLAEEEIKTESDVVEGMDASVRSKVPDPPGSAERSTAPQKRKVTSPTHSSNGHSPSETSPSPLKKKKKPGAVNCNNKDQDGRNDFYCWLCHREGQVLCCELCPRVYHAKCLKLPAEPEGDWFCPECEKITVAECIETQSKAMTMLTIDQLSYLLKFALQKIKQPGTEPFQKPVSLEQHPDYAEYIFHPMDLSTIEKNVKKKMYGCTEAFLADIKWILHNCIIYNGGNHKLTATAKVIVKICEHEMNEIEVCPECYLSSCQKRDNWFCEPCSQPHPLVWAKLKGFPFWPAKALREKDGQVDARFFGQHDRAWVPINNCYLMSKEIPFSVKKTKSIFNSAMQEMEVYVENIRKKFGVFNYAPFRTPYTPNNQLQMLLDPSNPGAGAVKTEKPDKLRFNFDITASPKMILSKSSTPSAMSRRASMTETPRSPMSTNSSVHTGSDGEQDTEKVTRNPALHYSTGEESMDCTASPVSGKVGPAGSVTGSPKPFNAGLVPKQERTTGTGGILNLNLDRVKAEMDLKELSETVQQQQQQQAAPAAPATPKKHIRSLDKTIESCKAQLGIDEISEDAYKDVDHSDSEDSEKSDSSDSEYPSDEEHKPKSAAPDDKDKAERKRPKASTEGENKEGGTTTGDKATSEPLLKEKQGSNGPDRDLQDKPRTPQSQPLAEKPKSSEEGKAATATAAVAEQDSDSERELVIDLGDEHGGRESKRPRKEQGSSAAKPTKDTNVAKLEGKLPSSAASSAPTRDTSPSLKDSLQPSVTGALNLVSAAAPGQPSATTTTSGSASSPSPVSTTTSPVLIAIKKQRPLLPKETAQAVQRAVVLSPTKFQTSSQKWHMQKVQRQQQQQQGEQPTAQMQTPSQTHSPQQLQQQNSNSSSSSTRYQTRQAVKVQQKDPPQSATSSASGPATSGSSSFMPGDLQIPTVSADVAADIAKYTSKIMDTIKGTMTEIYNDLSKSTSGNTIAEIRRLRIEIEKLQWLHQQELSEMKHNLELTMAEMRQSLEQERERLVAEVKKQTEVEKQQAVDETKKKQWCANCRKEAIFYCCWNTSYCDYPCQQAHWPEHMKSCTQSATASQQEPEAEPNSEPLVKPSGHSPAAQSLPSGTGSISDKSNSPTYVDKSKDSAGVTVT, from the exons ATGCATCCACAGAG TCTGGCTGAGGAGGAGATAAAGACCGAGTCTGATGTGGTAGAGGGGATGGATGCTTCTGTGCGATCCAAAG TCCCTGACCCACCAGGGTCAGCAGAACGATCAACAGCACCACAGAAGCGCAAGGTGACGAGTCCCACCCATTCCTCCAATGGACACTCTCCCTCAGAAACCTCCCCCAGCCCcctgaagaaaaagaagaagccaGGGGCTGTGAACTGTAATAACAAAGACCAG GACGGCAGGAATGACTTCTACTGCTGGCTGTGCCACCGCGAGGGCCAGGTGCTCTGCTGTGAGCTCTGCCCCAGGGTGTACCACGCCAAGTGCCTCAAACTACCAGCCGAGCCCGAGGGCGACTGGTTCTGTCCAGAGTGTGAG AAAATAACCGTTGCTGAATGCATTGAAACCCAGAGCAAGGCGATGACGATGCTAACGATAGACCAGCTCTCCTACCTGCTGAAATTTGCACTCCAGAAAATTAAACAGCCTGGG ACGGAGCCTTTTCAGAAGCCCGTATCTTTGGAACAACACCCAGATTATGCAGAATACATCTTCCACCCAATGGACTTGAGTACTATAGAGAAG AATGTGAAAAAGAAAATGTACGGTTGCACAGAGGCTTTTCTTGCTGATATAAAATGGATCTTACACAACTGCATCATCTATAATGGAG GGAATCACAAACTAACTGCGACCGCCAAAGTCATTGTGAAGATCTGTGAACATGAG ATGAATGAGATTGAGGTGTGTCCAGAGTGCTACCTGTCTTCATGCCAAAAAAGGGATAACTGGTTTTGCGAACCATGC AGTCAGCCCCACCCCCTGGTCTGGGCCAAGCTGAAGGGGTTCCCGTTCTGGCCAGCGAAGGCTCTTCGAGAAAAGGATGGGCAAGTAGATGCACGCTTCTTTGGGCAACACGACAG AGCCTGGGTACCGATCAACAACTGCTACTTGATGTCCAAAGAGATCCCGTTCTctgtaaagaaaacaaaaagcatttttaataGTGCCATGCAAGAGATGGAGGTCTATGTGGAAAATATACGCAAAAAATTTGGGGTCTTTAACTACGCGCCCTTCCGCACCCCCTACACACCCAACAACCAGCTGCAGATGCTGCTGGATCCCTCCAACCCCGGTGCTGGTGCGGTGAAAACCGAGAAACCGGACAAACTACGCTTCAACTTTGACATAACTGCATCTCCTAAGATGATCCTCAGCAAGAGCTCCACGCCCAGCGCTATGAGTCGGCGAGCCTCGATGACAGAAACGCCCCGTTCTCCCATGAGCACCAACTCCTCGGTTCACACAGGGTCTGATGGGGAGCAAGACACGGAGAAGGTCACCAGGAATCCTGCTTTGCACTACAGCACTGGAGAGGAATCCATGGACTGTACGG CATCCCCTGTCTCTGGGAAGGTGGGTCCAGCTGGCAGTGTGACGGGCAGTCCGAAGCCCTTTAACGCTGGACTCGTGCCCAAGCAGGAGAGGACCACAGGAACAGGAGGAATCCTCAATCTCAACCTTG ATCGAGTGAAGGCAGAAATGGATCTGAAGGAGCTAAGTGAGactgtgcagcagcagcagcagcaacaagccGCACCTGCAGCACCTGCTACTCCAAAGAAACACATCCGGAGTCTGGATAAGACCATCGAAAGCTGCAAGGCACAGCTTG GAATCGATGAGATCTCTGAGGATGCTTATAAAGATGTGGATCACAGTGACTCTGAGGACTCAGAGAAATCAGATTCCAGTGATAGCGAGTATCCCAGTGACGAAGAACACAAACCAAAGAGCGCTGCACCGGATGATAAGGACAAAGCAGAGAGAAAAAGGCCCAAAGCGAGCACGGAGGGAGAGAATAAGGAGGGAGGCACAACCACAGGGGACAAGGCCACCTCTGAACCCTTGCTCAAAGAGAAGCAGGGCAGCAATGGCCCAGATAGGGATTTGCAGGACAAGCCCAGGACGCCCCAATCTCAGCCCCTTGCTGAAAAGCCTAAATCATCGGAGGAGGGCAAAGCGGCCACAGCTACAGCAGCGGTGGCTGAACAAGACTCTGATTCTGAGAGAGAGCTTGTCATTGACCTGGGGGATGAACATGGAGGTCGTGAGTCAAAGAGGCCAAGAAAAGAGCAAGGGTCCTCCGCTGCCAAACCCACTAAAGACACTAATGTTGCCAAGTTGGAAG GTAAACTGCCTTCATCTGCTGCGTCAAGCGCGCCAACACGAGACACTTCCCCCAGCCTTAAAGATTCACTACAGCCCTCTGTCACAGGAGCACTTAACCTTGTTTCTGCTGCAGCACCTGGCCAGCCCAGTGCTACCACAACTACCAGTGGGTCTGCCAGCTCCCCATCCCCTGTCTCCACAACAACGTCCCCAGTTCTTATAGCTATAAAAAAACAGCGCCCACTACTGCCCAAAGAGACGGCTCAGGCTGTGCAGCGGGCGGTTGTTTTAAGTCCAACCAAGTTTCAGACATCATCCCAGAAGTGGCACATGCAGAAGGttcagaggcagcagcagcagcagcagggagaGCAGCCGACTGCGCAGATGCAGACACCGAGTCAGacacacagcccacagcagctGCAACAGCAGAACTCCAACTCCTCTTCCTCCAGCACACGCTATCAGACCAGACAGGCAGTCAAAG TGCAACAGAAAGACCCACCTCAGAGTGCGACGTCATCAGCATCTGGACCGGCCACATCTGGTAGCTCCTCTTTCATGCCGGGAGACTTGCAAATCCCTACAGTTTCAGCAGATGTAGCAGCAGATATAGCCAAGTACACGAGCAAA ATTATGGACACAATAAAGGGGACAATGACCGAAATCTACAACGATCTTTCTAAAAGCACGTCAGGAAACACAATTGCAGAG ATACGAAGGCTGAGGATAGAGATTGAAAAGCTCCAGTGGTTGCATCAACAAGAGCTGTCAGAAATGAAGCACAACTTGG AGTTAACAATGGCAGAAATGAGACAGAGTCTGGAGCAGGAAAGAGAACGTTTGGTAGCCGAGGTAAAAAAGCAGACGGAGGTGGAAAAGCAGCAGGCAGTGGATGAGACCAAAAAGAAACAGTGGTGTGCAAACTGCAGAAAGGAGGCCATCTTTTACTGCTGCTGGAATACCAGTTACTGTGATTACCCCTGCCAACAAGCCCACTGGCCTGAGCACATGAAGTCCTGCACGCAGTCAG CCACAGCGTCGCAGCAGGAACCAGAGGCAGAGCCTAACTCTGAGCCTTTGGTCAAACCATCAGGCCACTCTCCCGCCGCCCAGTCACTGCCGTCAGGCACAGGATCCATATCGGACAAAAGCAACTCTCCTACATACGTTGACAAAAGCAAGGACAGCGCTGGTGTTACTGTGACCTAA
- the LOC107391154 gene encoding MYND-type zinc finger-containing chromatin reader ZMYND8 isoform X7 yields the protein MHPQSLAEEEIKTESDVVEGMDASVRSKVPDPPGSAERSTAPQKRKVTSPTHSSNGHSPSETSPSPLKKKKKPGAVNCNNKDQDGRNDFYCWLCHREGQVLCCELCPRVYHAKCLKLPAEPEGDWFCPECEKITVAECIETQSKAMTMLTIDQLSYLLKFALQKIKQPGTEPFQKPVSLEQHPDYAEYIFHPMDLSTIEKNVKKKMYGCTEAFLADIKWILHNCIIYNGGNHKLTATAKVIVKICEHEMNEIEVCPECYLSSCQKRDNWFCEPCSQPHPLVWAKLKGFPFWPAKALREKDGQVDARFFGQHDRAWVPINNCYLMSKEIPFSVKKTKSIFNSAMQEMEVYVENIRKKFGVFNYAPFRTPYTPNNQLQMLLDPSNPGAGAVKTEKPDKLRFNFDITASPKMILSKSSTPSAMSRRASMTETPRSPMSTNSSVHTGSDGEQDTEKVTRNPALHYSTGEESMDCTASPVSGKVGPAGSVTGSPKPFNAGLVPKQERTTGTGGILNLNLDRVKAEMDLKELSETVQQQQQQQAAPAAPATPKKHIRSLDKTIESCKAQLGIDEISEDAYKDVDHSDSEDSEKSDSSDSEYPSDEEHKPKSAAPDDKDKAERKRPKASTEGENKEGGTTTGDKATSEPLLKEKQGSNGPDRDLQDKPRTPQSQPLAEKPKSSEEGKAATATAAVAEQDSDSERELVIDLGDEHGGRESKRPRKEQGSSAAKPTKDTNVAKLEGKLPSSAASSAPTRDTSPSLKDSLQPSVTGALNLVSAAAPGQPSATTTTSGSASSPSPVSTTTSPVLIAIKKQRPLLPKETAQAVQRAVVLSPTKFQTSSQKWHMQKVQRQQQQQQGEQPTAQMQTPSQTHSPQQLQQQNSNSSSSSTRYQTRQAVKVQQKDPPQSATSSASGPATSGSSSFMPGDLQIPTVSADVAADIAKYTSKIMDTIKGTMTEIYNDLSKSTSGNTIAEPYFQQIRRLRIEIEKLQWLHQQELSEMKHNLELTMAEMRQSLEQERERLVAEVKKQTEVEKQQAVDETKKKQWCANCRKEAIFYCCWNTSYCDYPCQQAHWPEHMKSCTQSATASQQEPEAEPNSEPLVKPSGHSPAAQSLPSGTGSISDKSNSPTYVDKSKDSAGVTVT from the exons ATGCATCCACAGAG TCTGGCTGAGGAGGAGATAAAGACCGAGTCTGATGTGGTAGAGGGGATGGATGCTTCTGTGCGATCCAAAG TCCCTGACCCACCAGGGTCAGCAGAACGATCAACAGCACCACAGAAGCGCAAGGTGACGAGTCCCACCCATTCCTCCAATGGACACTCTCCCTCAGAAACCTCCCCCAGCCCcctgaagaaaaagaagaagccaGGGGCTGTGAACTGTAATAACAAAGACCAG GACGGCAGGAATGACTTCTACTGCTGGCTGTGCCACCGCGAGGGCCAGGTGCTCTGCTGTGAGCTCTGCCCCAGGGTGTACCACGCCAAGTGCCTCAAACTACCAGCCGAGCCCGAGGGCGACTGGTTCTGTCCAGAGTGTGAG AAAATAACCGTTGCTGAATGCATTGAAACCCAGAGCAAGGCGATGACGATGCTAACGATAGACCAGCTCTCCTACCTGCTGAAATTTGCACTCCAGAAAATTAAACAGCCTGGG ACGGAGCCTTTTCAGAAGCCCGTATCTTTGGAACAACACCCAGATTATGCAGAATACATCTTCCACCCAATGGACTTGAGTACTATAGAGAAG AATGTGAAAAAGAAAATGTACGGTTGCACAGAGGCTTTTCTTGCTGATATAAAATGGATCTTACACAACTGCATCATCTATAATGGAG GGAATCACAAACTAACTGCGACCGCCAAAGTCATTGTGAAGATCTGTGAACATGAG ATGAATGAGATTGAGGTGTGTCCAGAGTGCTACCTGTCTTCATGCCAAAAAAGGGATAACTGGTTTTGCGAACCATGC AGTCAGCCCCACCCCCTGGTCTGGGCCAAGCTGAAGGGGTTCCCGTTCTGGCCAGCGAAGGCTCTTCGAGAAAAGGATGGGCAAGTAGATGCACGCTTCTTTGGGCAACACGACAG AGCCTGGGTACCGATCAACAACTGCTACTTGATGTCCAAAGAGATCCCGTTCTctgtaaagaaaacaaaaagcatttttaataGTGCCATGCAAGAGATGGAGGTCTATGTGGAAAATATACGCAAAAAATTTGGGGTCTTTAACTACGCGCCCTTCCGCACCCCCTACACACCCAACAACCAGCTGCAGATGCTGCTGGATCCCTCCAACCCCGGTGCTGGTGCGGTGAAAACCGAGAAACCGGACAAACTACGCTTCAACTTTGACATAACTGCATCTCCTAAGATGATCCTCAGCAAGAGCTCCACGCCCAGCGCTATGAGTCGGCGAGCCTCGATGACAGAAACGCCCCGTTCTCCCATGAGCACCAACTCCTCGGTTCACACAGGGTCTGATGGGGAGCAAGACACGGAGAAGGTCACCAGGAATCCTGCTTTGCACTACAGCACTGGAGAGGAATCCATGGACTGTACGG CATCCCCTGTCTCTGGGAAGGTGGGTCCAGCTGGCAGTGTGACGGGCAGTCCGAAGCCCTTTAACGCTGGACTCGTGCCCAAGCAGGAGAGGACCACAGGAACAGGAGGAATCCTCAATCTCAACCTTG ATCGAGTGAAGGCAGAAATGGATCTGAAGGAGCTAAGTGAGactgtgcagcagcagcagcagcaacaagccGCACCTGCAGCACCTGCTACTCCAAAGAAACACATCCGGAGTCTGGATAAGACCATCGAAAGCTGCAAGGCACAGCTTG GAATCGATGAGATCTCTGAGGATGCTTATAAAGATGTGGATCACAGTGACTCTGAGGACTCAGAGAAATCAGATTCCAGTGATAGCGAGTATCCCAGTGACGAAGAACACAAACCAAAGAGCGCTGCACCGGATGATAAGGACAAAGCAGAGAGAAAAAGGCCCAAAGCGAGCACGGAGGGAGAGAATAAGGAGGGAGGCACAACCACAGGGGACAAGGCCACCTCTGAACCCTTGCTCAAAGAGAAGCAGGGCAGCAATGGCCCAGATAGGGATTTGCAGGACAAGCCCAGGACGCCCCAATCTCAGCCCCTTGCTGAAAAGCCTAAATCATCGGAGGAGGGCAAAGCGGCCACAGCTACAGCAGCGGTGGCTGAACAAGACTCTGATTCTGAGAGAGAGCTTGTCATTGACCTGGGGGATGAACATGGAGGTCGTGAGTCAAAGAGGCCAAGAAAAGAGCAAGGGTCCTCCGCTGCCAAACCCACTAAAGACACTAATGTTGCCAAGTTGGAAG GTAAACTGCCTTCATCTGCTGCGTCAAGCGCGCCAACACGAGACACTTCCCCCAGCCTTAAAGATTCACTACAGCCCTCTGTCACAGGAGCACTTAACCTTGTTTCTGCTGCAGCACCTGGCCAGCCCAGTGCTACCACAACTACCAGTGGGTCTGCCAGCTCCCCATCCCCTGTCTCCACAACAACGTCCCCAGTTCTTATAGCTATAAAAAAACAGCGCCCACTACTGCCCAAAGAGACGGCTCAGGCTGTGCAGCGGGCGGTTGTTTTAAGTCCAACCAAGTTTCAGACATCATCCCAGAAGTGGCACATGCAGAAGGttcagaggcagcagcagcagcagcagggagaGCAGCCGACTGCGCAGATGCAGACACCGAGTCAGacacacagcccacagcagctGCAACAGCAGAACTCCAACTCCTCTTCCTCCAGCACACGCTATCAGACCAGACAGGCAGTCAAAG TGCAACAGAAAGACCCACCTCAGAGTGCGACGTCATCAGCATCTGGACCGGCCACATCTGGTAGCTCCTCTTTCATGCCGGGAGACTTGCAAATCCCTACAGTTTCAGCAGATGTAGCAGCAGATATAGCCAAGTACACGAGCAAA ATTATGGACACAATAAAGGGGACAATGACCGAAATCTACAACGATCTTTCTAAAAGCACGTCAGGAAACACAATTGCAGAG CCTTATTTTCAACAGATACGAAGGCTGAGGATAGAGATTGAAAAGCTCCAGTGGTTGCATCAACAAGAGCTGTCAGAAATGAAGCACAACTTGG AGTTAACAATGGCAGAAATGAGACAGAGTCTGGAGCAGGAAAGAGAACGTTTGGTAGCCGAGGTAAAAAAGCAGACGGAGGTGGAAAAGCAGCAGGCAGTGGATGAGACCAAAAAGAAACAGTGGTGTGCAAACTGCAGAAAGGAGGCCATCTTTTACTGCTGCTGGAATACCAGTTACTGTGATTACCCCTGCCAACAAGCCCACTGGCCTGAGCACATGAAGTCCTGCACGCAGTCAG CCACAGCGTCGCAGCAGGAACCAGAGGCAGAGCCTAACTCTGAGCCTTTGGTCAAACCATCAGGCCACTCTCCCGCCGCCCAGTCACTGCCGTCAGGCACAGGATCCATATCGGACAAAAGCAACTCTCCTACATACGTTGACAAAAGCAAGGACAGCGCTGGTGTTACTGTGACCTAA
- the LOC107391154 gene encoding MYND-type zinc finger-containing chromatin reader ZMYND8 isoform X4, giving the protein MHPQSLAEEEIKTESDVVEGMDASVRSKVPDPPGSAERSTAPQKRKVTSPTHSSNGHSPSETSPSPLKKKKKPGAVNCNNKDQSELRHGPFYYMKQPALTTDPVDVVPQDGRNDFYCWLCHREGQVLCCELCPRVYHAKCLKLPAEPEGDWFCPECEKITVAECIETQSKAMTMLTIDQLSYLLKFALQKIKQPGTEPFQKPVSLEQHPDYAEYIFHPMDLSTIEKNVKKKMYGCTEAFLADIKWILHNCIIYNGGNHKLTATAKVIVKICEHEMNEIEVCPECYLSSCQKRDNWFCEPCSQPHPLVWAKLKGFPFWPAKALREKDGQVDARFFGQHDRAWVPINNCYLMSKEIPFSVKKTKSIFNSAMQEMEVYVENIRKKFGVFNYAPFRTPYTPNNQLQMLLDPSNPGAGAVKTEKPDKLRFNFDITASPKMILSKSSTPSAMSRRASMTETPRSPMSTNSSVHTGSDGEQDTEKVTRNPALHYSTGEESMDCTASPVSGKVGPAGSVTGSPKPFNAGLVPKQERTTGTGGILNLNLDRVKAEMDLKELSETVQQQQQQQAAPAAPATPKKHIRSLDKTIESCKAQLGIDEISEDAYKDVDHSDSEDSEKSDSSDSEYPSDEEHKPKSAAPDDKDKAERKRPKASTEGENKEGGTTTGDKATSEPLLKEKQGSNGPDRDLQDKPRTPQSQPLAEKPKSSEEGKAATATAAVAEQDSDSERELVIDLGDEHGGRESKRPRKEQGSSAAKPTKDTNVAKLEGKLPSSAASSAPTRDTSPSLKDSLQPSVTGALNLVSAAAPGQPSATTTTSGSASSPSPVSTTTSPVLIAIKKQRPLLPKETAQAVQRAVVLSPTKFQTSSQKWHMQKVQRQQQQQQGEQPTAQMQTPSQTHSPQQLQQQNSNSSSSSTRYQTRQAVKVQQKDPPQSATSSASGPATSGSSSFMPGDLQIPTVSADVAADIAKYTSKIMDTIKGTMTEIYNDLSKSTSGNTIAEIRRLRIEIEKLQWLHQQELSEMKHNLELTMAEMRQSLEQERERLVAEVKKQTEVEKQQAVDETKKKQWCANCRKEAIFYCCWNTSYCDYPCQQAHWPEHMKSCTQSATASQQEPEAEPNSEPLVKPSGHSPAAQSLPSGTGSISDKSNSPTYVDKSKDSAGVTVT; this is encoded by the exons ATGCATCCACAGAG TCTGGCTGAGGAGGAGATAAAGACCGAGTCTGATGTGGTAGAGGGGATGGATGCTTCTGTGCGATCCAAAG TCCCTGACCCACCAGGGTCAGCAGAACGATCAACAGCACCACAGAAGCGCAAGGTGACGAGTCCCACCCATTCCTCCAATGGACACTCTCCCTCAGAAACCTCCCCCAGCCCcctgaagaaaaagaagaagccaGGGGCTGTGAACTGTAATAACAAAGACCAG TCAGAGCTAAGACATGGTCCCTTTTACTATATGAAGCAGCCAGCACTCACCACAGACCCTGTTGATGTTGTACCGCAGGACGGCAGGAATGACTTCTACTGCTGGCTGTGCCACCGCGAGGGCCAGGTGCTCTGCTGTGAGCTCTGCCCCAGGGTGTACCACGCCAAGTGCCTCAAACTACCAGCCGAGCCCGAGGGCGACTGGTTCTGTCCAGAGTGTGAG AAAATAACCGTTGCTGAATGCATTGAAACCCAGAGCAAGGCGATGACGATGCTAACGATAGACCAGCTCTCCTACCTGCTGAAATTTGCACTCCAGAAAATTAAACAGCCTGGG ACGGAGCCTTTTCAGAAGCCCGTATCTTTGGAACAACACCCAGATTATGCAGAATACATCTTCCACCCAATGGACTTGAGTACTATAGAGAAG AATGTGAAAAAGAAAATGTACGGTTGCACAGAGGCTTTTCTTGCTGATATAAAATGGATCTTACACAACTGCATCATCTATAATGGAG GGAATCACAAACTAACTGCGACCGCCAAAGTCATTGTGAAGATCTGTGAACATGAG ATGAATGAGATTGAGGTGTGTCCAGAGTGCTACCTGTCTTCATGCCAAAAAAGGGATAACTGGTTTTGCGAACCATGC AGTCAGCCCCACCCCCTGGTCTGGGCCAAGCTGAAGGGGTTCCCGTTCTGGCCAGCGAAGGCTCTTCGAGAAAAGGATGGGCAAGTAGATGCACGCTTCTTTGGGCAACACGACAG AGCCTGGGTACCGATCAACAACTGCTACTTGATGTCCAAAGAGATCCCGTTCTctgtaaagaaaacaaaaagcatttttaataGTGCCATGCAAGAGATGGAGGTCTATGTGGAAAATATACGCAAAAAATTTGGGGTCTTTAACTACGCGCCCTTCCGCACCCCCTACACACCCAACAACCAGCTGCAGATGCTGCTGGATCCCTCCAACCCCGGTGCTGGTGCGGTGAAAACCGAGAAACCGGACAAACTACGCTTCAACTTTGACATAACTGCATCTCCTAAGATGATCCTCAGCAAGAGCTCCACGCCCAGCGCTATGAGTCGGCGAGCCTCGATGACAGAAACGCCCCGTTCTCCCATGAGCACCAACTCCTCGGTTCACACAGGGTCTGATGGGGAGCAAGACACGGAGAAGGTCACCAGGAATCCTGCTTTGCACTACAGCACTGGAGAGGAATCCATGGACTGTACGG CATCCCCTGTCTCTGGGAAGGTGGGTCCAGCTGGCAGTGTGACGGGCAGTCCGAAGCCCTTTAACGCTGGACTCGTGCCCAAGCAGGAGAGGACCACAGGAACAGGAGGAATCCTCAATCTCAACCTTG ATCGAGTGAAGGCAGAAATGGATCTGAAGGAGCTAAGTGAGactgtgcagcagcagcagcagcaacaagccGCACCTGCAGCACCTGCTACTCCAAAGAAACACATCCGGAGTCTGGATAAGACCATCGAAAGCTGCAAGGCACAGCTTG GAATCGATGAGATCTCTGAGGATGCTTATAAAGATGTGGATCACAGTGACTCTGAGGACTCAGAGAAATCAGATTCCAGTGATAGCGAGTATCCCAGTGACGAAGAACACAAACCAAAGAGCGCTGCACCGGATGATAAGGACAAAGCAGAGAGAAAAAGGCCCAAAGCGAGCACGGAGGGAGAGAATAAGGAGGGAGGCACAACCACAGGGGACAAGGCCACCTCTGAACCCTTGCTCAAAGAGAAGCAGGGCAGCAATGGCCCAGATAGGGATTTGCAGGACAAGCCCAGGACGCCCCAATCTCAGCCCCTTGCTGAAAAGCCTAAATCATCGGAGGAGGGCAAAGCGGCCACAGCTACAGCAGCGGTGGCTGAACAAGACTCTGATTCTGAGAGAGAGCTTGTCATTGACCTGGGGGATGAACATGGAGGTCGTGAGTCAAAGAGGCCAAGAAAAGAGCAAGGGTCCTCCGCTGCCAAACCCACTAAAGACACTAATGTTGCCAAGTTGGAAG GTAAACTGCCTTCATCTGCTGCGTCAAGCGCGCCAACACGAGACACTTCCCCCAGCCTTAAAGATTCACTACAGCCCTCTGTCACAGGAGCACTTAACCTTGTTTCTGCTGCAGCACCTGGCCAGCCCAGTGCTACCACAACTACCAGTGGGTCTGCCAGCTCCCCATCCCCTGTCTCCACAACAACGTCCCCAGTTCTTATAGCTATAAAAAAACAGCGCCCACTACTGCCCAAAGAGACGGCTCAGGCTGTGCAGCGGGCGGTTGTTTTAAGTCCAACCAAGTTTCAGACATCATCCCAGAAGTGGCACATGCAGAAGGttcagaggcagcagcagcagcagcagggagaGCAGCCGACTGCGCAGATGCAGACACCGAGTCAGacacacagcccacagcagctGCAACAGCAGAACTCCAACTCCTCTTCCTCCAGCACACGCTATCAGACCAGACAGGCAGTCAAAG TGCAACAGAAAGACCCACCTCAGAGTGCGACGTCATCAGCATCTGGACCGGCCACATCTGGTAGCTCCTCTTTCATGCCGGGAGACTTGCAAATCCCTACAGTTTCAGCAGATGTAGCAGCAGATATAGCCAAGTACACGAGCAAA ATTATGGACACAATAAAGGGGACAATGACCGAAATCTACAACGATCTTTCTAAAAGCACGTCAGGAAACACAATTGCAGAG ATACGAAGGCTGAGGATAGAGATTGAAAAGCTCCAGTGGTTGCATCAACAAGAGCTGTCAGAAATGAAGCACAACTTGG AGTTAACAATGGCAGAAATGAGACAGAGTCTGGAGCAGGAAAGAGAACGTTTGGTAGCCGAGGTAAAAAAGCAGACGGAGGTGGAAAAGCAGCAGGCAGTGGATGAGACCAAAAAGAAACAGTGGTGTGCAAACTGCAGAAAGGAGGCCATCTTTTACTGCTGCTGGAATACCAGTTACTGTGATTACCCCTGCCAACAAGCCCACTGGCCTGAGCACATGAAGTCCTGCACGCAGTCAG CCACAGCGTCGCAGCAGGAACCAGAGGCAGAGCCTAACTCTGAGCCTTTGGTCAAACCATCAGGCCACTCTCCCGCCGCCCAGTCACTGCCGTCAGGCACAGGATCCATATCGGACAAAAGCAACTCTCCTACATACGTTGACAAAAGCAAGGACAGCGCTGGTGTTACTGTGACCTAA